The genomic window CCAGCTCTCCGACGACCTGCTCGACATCGCCTCCGAGTCGACCCAGTCCGGCAAGACGCCCGGCACCGACCTGCGCGAGGGCGTACCGACCCTGCCGGTGCTCTACGCGCTCGCCGCGGACGACTCCGACGCCGCCTCCGTCCGGCTCCGGGAGATCCTGGCCACCGGCCCGCTGGTCGACGACGCGCTGCACGCCGAGGCGCTCGGCCTGCTCCGCGAGTCCCCGGCGCTCAAGCGCGCGCGGGAGACCGTCCGCAGCTACGCCGAGGACGCCCGGGCCCAGCTCGCCCCCCTTCCCGGAGGCCCGGCCCGCCGCGCCCTCGAGTCCCTCTGCGACTACATCGCCGACCGCACCAGCTGACCCACCCGGTCCCCGGCCCCGCGCCGGCCCCCCCGCACTCCCGCGTTGACCATGAAGTTGTTGCCGCGACACGCCGTGTCGGAGGGCAACAACTTCATGGTCAACGGGACCCTGTCGGGCCTTGGTGGGGCGTCAGGGGTGGGTCAGGAGGCGGCTGCCGGTGAGCATGAGGGTGGCGGCGACGAGCATCGACGCCGCCGCGACGGCCCACATGACGGGGTAGCCGAGGTGGGCGGCGACGGCGCCGAGGGCGAGCGGGCCGAGGCAGCCGCCGGCGTACACCCCGGTCTGGGTGATCGAGGTGGCCGCGGCCGGGGCCTGCGGGTGCAGCCTGACCACCGCGAAGTTCATCAGCCCGGGCCAGGCCCAGCCGAGGCCGAAGCCCAGCACCACGCCGGCGACCAGCGCCGCCGGGCCGGCCAGCGCGAGCAGGCCCAGCCCGCCGGCGCCGACCACCAGCATCCCGGCGATGACCGCGACGTGGCCGCCCTCCCGGCGGTCGGCGAGCCAGCCTGCGCCCACCCGGGCCGCCACGCAGACGGCGCTGCCCAGGGTCAGGGTGAGGCCGGCCAGGCCGGGCGACAGCCCGCGGCCGACCGAGGAGTCCACCACGAAGGTGCCCAGGGCGTTGGCCGCCGCCGCGGCCAGCGTCGCCGCCACCCCGACCACCACCAGCGCCCACGTCGCCCGGCCGGCGCGGCCGGCGGCGGCCCGCGCGGTCCGGTCGCCCTCCTGCGGGGGTACGGCCGGCAGCGCGGCGAGCGCGGCCCCGGCCGCCGCCACGAACGCCCAGCGCCAGCCGGCGGTCAGCGCGATGGTGGGCACCGCCGCGCCGGCCAGCAGCGTGGAGACCGGGATCGCGGCCTGCTTCACGCCGAACGACAGCCCCTGCCGGTGCACCGGGACGTGCCGGGCCAGCGCGGCGTTGCTGGCGAGCTGGCCGAGGGCGTTCGCGGCGGCGCTGAGCCCGAGCAGGGCGACCAGCACCGGGTACGACCGCACCAGCGTCGCCACCGCCAGCAGCGAGCCGGCGGAGAGCAGGATGCCGGCGCGGGCGACCACGGCCGGGCCGTACCGCTCGACCAGCGCCCCGGAGGGGACGGAGGCGAGCGCGCTGATCCCGAAGTAGACCGAGACGGCGAGGCCCAGCCCGGCGGGGGAGAAGTGGAGGTCGTGGCCCATCTGCACGGCGAGGCCGCCGACCAGGAAGACGGGCAGCACGCAGGCGATGGTGGTGGCGATGGCGCCCGCGCTGGCCCGGACGGTCCGCCGCGGCGCGGGAGGCGCTGGGTCGAGAACGGTGTCGGTCATGGTCAGGCAAACCTACGCCGATCACGTTTTGGCAGCGGATCGTGTCTGTCGGTGCACGGGCTGTGCCCGGTGATCTGGCATCCTCGATCCGAACAGGCATTTCGCACTCGGCCTGTTTTTCATATGGTGTAAGTCCCCGGCGGCGGAGGTGGTTGTGCGCGACCCCTTGGCGGAACCTTCGGACCTGATCCGAAGCGTGTCCCGCGCGCTTCGAGTGCTCGAGTCGGTCGGCCGTGCGCCGAGGGGCCTGACCGTCAAGCAGATCGCCCGCCGCTGCGAGCTGACCGTGGCCACCACCTACCACCTGGTGCGCACCCTGGCGTACGAGGGCTACGTGATCCGCCGCGAGGACGGGACGTACATCGTGGGTCTGGAGGTGGCCGACCGCTACCGCGAGCTGGTGACCGCGTTCCGCGGGCCGCCGGCCGTCGGTGAGTCGCTCCGCCGGGCGGCCGCCGACACCGGGTACAGCCACTACCTCGGGCGCTTCGTGGGCGGCCAGGTGGCCGTCACGGCGGTCGCCGAGGGGCTGCGCACGCCGTACCTGGAGGACCTGGTGCCCGGCTTCGACGAGGGCGCGCACGCCACCGCGCTCGGCAAGAGCCTGCTCGCCACCCTCACCGCCGAGCAGCGCTTCCGCTACCTGCGCGAGTACGGCATGCGCCCGTTCACCAGCGCCACTTTGACCAGCATCGAGGCGTTCGAGGCCGACCTGGCCGCCGGTGACCGGCGCGGCATGCAGCTGGAGCTCGGGCAGTTCCGGCAGGGCGTGGCCTGCGCCGCCGTGCTGGTCACCCCGGACAAGGACATCGAGCGCCGGGTGGTGCTGGCCTGCGCGCTGCCGGCCAGCGAGATGATGACCTCCGCCCGGGTGGTCCGGGCCAAGCTGCTCACCGTCGCCCGGGCCGTCGCCGACGGCATCGCCGCGGAGAGCTGACCGCCGAAGGGCCCCGTCCCTGGCGGGGAGCGGGGCCCTTCGGGCGGCGGTCCAGCGCCGGACCGCCACGGGGAAGGTCAGCTGCCGATCGGCCCGCCGTCGAGGCGCCAGGTGACCACCACGCCGGGCTTGGCGAAGTCGCCGTCGGGCCAGGTGGACGCCGGCTTCTCCACCGACGCGCCGGTGATCTCACCGGGGTGCTGCACGGCCACGAAGACCGAACGGTTGTCCTTGGTGATGAACGGGCCGCAGGTCTCGGCGCCGAGCGGCACGGTGAGGAACTGCTTCAGGTGCCCCCGCTCGGGACCCTCGACGGCGGTGGCGAAGAGGCCGTCGTTGCTGCCCAGCGCGTTGCCGTCGGTGGAGATCCAGAGGTTGCCGGTGGCGTCGAAGGCGACGTTGTCCGGGCAGGAGATCGGCGAGACCTTCGACTTGTCGTACCCGGCGAAGTGGGTGGCCGGGTCGGTCGGGTCGCCGCAGACGATCGGCAGCGACCAGGCGAAGGTCTCGGCGGTGTTGTCGCCCCGGTCCTCGACCAGCTCGAGGATCTGGCCGTGCTTGTTGAGGTTGCGCGGGTTCGCCTCGTCGGCGGGCGCCTTGCCGGCCTTGCCCCGGTCGGTGTTGTTGGTCAGCGCCACATACACCTTGCCGGTGAGCAGGCTCGGCTCGACGTCCTCCGGCCGGTCCATCTTGGTCGCGGCGACCTTGTCGGCGGCGAGCCGGGTGAAGGTGAGCACGTCGGCGGCGGTCATCCCGTCCACGTACGACCGGTTGCCGCTGACCAGCTTGATCCACTCGCCGCGGCCGTCGAACGCCCCGTCGGCCGGGAGCTTCCCGGAGCCGTCGATCTCGGCGGCGCTGTTCCCCGCCAGCCTGGCGACGTAGAGCGTGCCCGACTCCAGCAGGGTCAGGTTGTGCCTCCGGGCCACCGAGGAACTGCCCGGCATGAACTTCTTGTCTGAGACGAACTTGTACAGGTAGTCGAACCGCTCGTCGTCGCCCATGTACGCGACCACGTGCCCGTCCTGCGCCACGATGACGTTGGCGCCCTCGTGCTTGAACCGGCCCAGCGCGGTGTGCTTGCGCGGCCGGCTCTCCGGGTCGAACGGGTCGATCTCCACGACCCAGCCGAACCGGTGCGCCTCGTTCGGGTGCTTCACCAGGTCGAAGCGCTCGTCGGCGCGGTCCCACTTGCGGCTGCCGCTCGGGTAGCGCACGTCGGTGGGGATGCCGTATCGGGCCAGCTTCGGCTTCAGCTCCTCCGGCGCGCCGTCGCCGCCGACGAAGTACTGGTTGAAGTTCTCCTCGCCGGAGAGGATCGTGCCCCACGGGGTGACCCCGCCGGAGCAGTTGTTCAGCGTGCCGACCACCGTACGACCCTTCGGGTCGGCGGCGGTGCGCAGCCAGGCCGAGCCGGCGGCGGGGCCGGTCACCTCGAACTTCGTGGCCAGCGCGGTGACCCGCCGGTTGTACGGCCGCCGGCCGTGGTCGACCGGCCGCCACCGCCCGGTGCCGTCGACCCGCTCCAGCTCCACCACGGACATGCCGTGCGCGGCCATCGCGATCCGCAGCTGCTCGACCGAGAGGGCGTCGATCCCGGTGAAGCCGGGGAACATCAGGTCCTCGTTGGTGTACTCGTGGTTCACCACGAGCAGCGCCCGCTTCCGGTCGATCGGCAGCACCCCGACGAAGTCGTTGTTGTAGCCGAACTGCTCCGCCTGCGCGGCGGCGGTCTGCGCGTGCACGCCGAACGCGGGCGCGCCGCGCACCACCGGGTCGCCCCACTTGATCACGACGGCGTGGTCGTACCCGTTCGGCACCACCAGGGTGTCGAGCTTGTTCGGCGGGATCGGCTTGAAGGTCAGCGCGCCGCTGCCCACGCCGCCCCGCCCGGCCGCCAGCTCGGTCGCCTCGGGCGCGACGGGCGCGGTCGGGGCGGCGGCGGCCGGAGCCGCGCCGGCCAGCGCGCCCGCGGCCGCGCCCCCGAATCCGAGGACCAGGGCGCCGACGGCGCCGGCCCGGACCACGCCGCGCCGGGAGACCTCGGCGTTGACCAGGTCCCCGAAGTACGGGTTGTCGGAGGAGTTCGGTACCGGGTGGTCGCAGGCGTTGCCGCAGCGGTACAGGCAGGTCATCGCGTCGCGGCTGCCGTGGCGGTTGGCGCCCAGCAGCGGGAGCAGCCGGGGACGGTCGCTCATGGGAGGGGCCTCCTGGAAGGATGTCGGTGGCACGCTGGGATCACCCGCGCGCGTACCGGGCGGACGCTGCCAGGGCCCGGTGAGCGCTGGTCGGCCCCGGCGTGAACCGGGTGTGAACACCCACAGCGGCGATCCGACTGAACCGATCGGGGTCACCACACGTATGCACGGGCGAACGCACCGCCCGGACTCGCCGAGAGCGAGGTGACCGCCATCAGCGACCACGACGCCCAACTGCTGCGCGCGCTGCACGACGAGCATGCCGACGCGCTCTTCGCGCACGCCCTCCGGCTGGTCAACGGCGATCGGACGCGCGCCGAGGACCTGGTGCAGGAGACGCTGCTGCGGGCCTGGCGGCACCCCGAGTCGCTGGACCCGCGGCGCGGCTCGGTCCGGGCCTGGCTCTTCACCACGGCGCGGAACCTGGCCATCGACGCCTGGCGGCGGCGGTCCACCCGGGTCGGCGAGGTCTACACCGACGAGCTGCCCGAACCCCCCGAGACGGTCGACGAAGCGGAGCGCGCGGTGGAGGCGTGGACCGTGGCCGAGGCGCTGAACCGGCTCAGCCCGACCCACCGGGAGGTGCTGGTCGAGTGCTTCTACCAGGGGCGGTCGGTGGCCGAGGCCGCCGCCCGCCTCGGCGTGCCGCCGGGCACGGTGAAGTCGCGCACCCACTACGCGCTGCGCTCACTACGGTTGGTGCTGGCCGAGATGGGGGTGACCGGATGACCCGCTGCGAGTTCACGCACGACGACGGCGCGTACGTGCTGGGTGCCCTCGCCCCCGCCGACCGGGCCGCCTACGAGCGGCACCTCGCCGGCTGCGCGGCCTGCCGGGAGGCGGTGGCCGAGATCGCCGTGCTGCCCGGGCTGCTCGGCCGGCTCGACCCGGCCGGGCTGGAACAGTTCCTGCCGTCCGCGTCGGAGACCTCCCGGATGCCCGCGCTGCTCGACGCCGCGCGGGAGCGGCGGCGCCGCGAGCGGTCCCGGACCCGCCGGCGGTACGCGGTGACCGTGCTCGCCGCCGCCGTGCTCGCCGTGCTCGCGGGCGTCGGAGTGACCCTGGTCCGGCCGGCCGACCCGCCCCCGCCGCAGGCGCCGCTGGTGGCGATGCGGCCGGTCGCCGGAGCGGTGCCGGTGCACGCCGAGATCGGGCTGACCGGCACCGACTGGGGCACCGAGGTGACCATGCACTGCGGGTACGACCGGCGGGCCGGGCACCGCGAGGCGTACACCTTCCGGCTGGTGGCGCACGGCCCGGACGGGGCGACGGAGCAGATCGGCTCCTGGCTCGCCGCCCCCGGCGACGACGTCCGCCTCACCGGCGTCACCCACTTCACCAAGGGTGAGCTGGTCCGCCTGGAACTCCTCCGCGCCGACGACACCCCCGTCCTCGCCTACGACGCCCGCTAACCCCCACCCCCACCCCACCCCCGCTTCCGCGATCTTGCGGTTGGCGCCTCGGCAAACCGGGCATTCCGTCCGTTCGACGGGCCCGAACTGCAAGATCGGCGGGCTCAGGGGGCGGTGGGGGTGGGGATGGGGGGTTGGGAGTCGGTGCGGGTGCGGGTGCGGGTCTGGTGGGCTTGGCGGAGGGCGTCGAGGGTGAAGACGATCAGGGCGAGCCAGACCAGGGCGAAGCCGGCGAGGCGGGCCGGCGGCATGGGCTCGTGGAAGATCAGCACCCCGCAGCCGAGCTGGAGGACCGGCGCGAGGTACTGCAGCATGCCCAGCAGGGACAGCGGCAAGCGGTTCGCCGCGCCGGCGAAAAGCAGCAGCGGGATGGCGGTCGCCGCCCCGGCCAGCACCAGCAGCACGGTGTGCCCGGCCGAAACGTGTCCGAACGTAGAGTCGCCGCGCAGGCTCAGCCACCCAAGGTACGCCAGTGCCGGCAGCGCCAGCACCGCCGACTCGACGAAGAGGCCCTCCGCGGCCGGCAGCCCCAGCCGCTTCTTCACGAACCCGTAGCAGGCGAAGCTGAAGGCCAGGGTGAGCGCGAGGTAGGGCAGTCGGCCGTAGTCGACGGTGAGCACGGCCACCGCCAGCGCGCCGACGCCGAGTGCCGCCCACTGCGCCGGCCGCAGCCGCTCGCGCAGCACGAAGACCCCGAGCAGCACCGAGACGAGCGGGTTGATGAAGTAGCCGAGGGCGGTCTCCACCACCCGGTCCGAGTTCACCCCGTAGATGTAGGTGCCCCAGTTGACCGCGATCAGCGCGGCCGCGGCGGCGATGCCGGCCAGCGCCCGGGGCCGGCGCAGCAGCGCCCGCAGGAAGCCGATGTTGCGCATCGCGGCGAGCAGCAGCGCCACGAAGGCCACGGACCAGACGATCCGGTGGGCGAGGATCTCCAGCGGCCCGGCCGGGCGCAGCAGCTTCAGGTAGAGCGGGAAGAAACCCCAGAGCAGGTACGCGCCGAGCCCGTACAGGTAGCCGAGGCGGATCGGGTTCACGCCTCCACCGTAAGTGGCGAAGCGGTGCTTTGCTCCTTTCCGGTGACCTGGCTCACCGGCGGTGCCCACTTCATCCAGAGATCGGGTTCGACCGGGGTGAAGCCGACCTTGGCGTACACCCCGTGCGCGTCGGCGGTGGCCAGCACGATCCGGTGTACGCCCAGCCCGGCCAGGTGGTCGCGGGCCGCGCCGGCCAGCCAGGTGCCCAGCCCGCGACCGCGCTCCGCCGGGTCGACGTAGACGTCGCAGAGCCAGGCGAACGTCGCCCGGTCGGTGACCACCCGGGCCACCGCCACCTGGCGCCCGTCACCGGGCCGGTAGGCGCCGAAGCCGACCGAGCCGGCGAAGGCGCGCGCGACGGTCTCCCGGTCCCGCCCGAGCGCCCAGTACGCGTCGGTGGAGAGCCACCGGTGCACGAGGTCGAGGTCGATCCGGTCCGGGTCGGTGCTGAGCTGGTAACCGTCAGGGCGGGTCAGGGTGAACACCCCGGTGACGCTAGTCCCGGCCCACCCGCTCCTCACCAGCCAATTCCCGCCCGCTGGACTGGCCGGCGGGCGGGAATCGGGTGCGTCGGTGGTCAGTCGCGGTCGAGGATGGCGCCGAGGATCCAGGTGACGATGCCGACGAAGAGCGCGCCGAGCACCGCGGCCGGCCAGAAGCCGTCCACGTGGAACGGCAGCCCGGCCTGGTCGGCGATCCAGCTCGTGAGCAGGAAGAGCAGCCCGTTGACGACCAGGGCGATCAGGCCGAGGGTGAACAGGTAGAAGCCGCAGCCGACGGTCTTGATGATCGGCTGGAGTACGGCGTTGACCACCCCGAAGATCACCGCGACCAGCACGAGGGTGGTGACCGTCTCGGTGACCGAGTCGGAGTTCAGCGAGATGCCCGGGATGAGCAGCGTGGCCAGCCAGAAGGCCACCGCCGTCGAGCCCAGCCGGATCAGAAGACCCTTCAGAAAACCCATGGCGGGGATCGTGCCACGGACCGTCCACCAGCGGAACCCGTGAAGATCGACGAATCCGCCGTTCGGCGGCCGGGTCGTCAGCGGCGGGCGGGACGACCGACCAGTTGCGACTCGATCGGCGTCGGGGAGAGCAGCGCCCAGCGCAGCGCCCGCCGGTTGACCACCGCGACCATGTCGTCCCGGATCCGGGTCAGCCACTCCGCCGAGCCACCCAGCCCCAGGGCGACGCCGGCCAGGGTCGCCTCCTCCGGGTCCAGTGGTTGCAGGATCGCCAGGTCCGCCCGGGCCAGTGCGTCCACGTCCGCCGGGGTGAGCCCGTCCCGGACGACCAGGGTGGACTGCCAGGCCGCCCCGGGCCCGGCCCCGTCCGGCGCCGCGCCGGCGTCGACCACGAGCAGCAGCGGCTGCAACGGCGATCCGGGCACCCCGCCCACCGGCCGCCCGGGCGGGATCACCGGCACCGCCCCGCCAGGCGCGCCGACCCCCCGGACGAACGGCTCCCAGGCTCGCGGTCGCGCGGTCTGCACGACCACCCGGGCGCCCAGGGCCAGCGCCCGCAGCACGAGCAGCTGCGCGACCCGTACCCCGCCGACGAGCAGCAGCCGGGTCGGCTCGGGACGGAACAGCCGGACGGTGACCGCCCCGCCGTGCCGGTTCGCGCCCACCATCAGCCCCGCCTCGCCGAGGCTCAGCTCCAGCGCGTCCAGGGCCGCCCCGCCGACCGTGCCGTCGGCTCGCGCCGACGCCAGCGGCAGGGTGCCGGCCAGCCCACCCAGCTGCTCGCCGTCGAGCCGGCGGACCGCGCCGCCCAGGTCGGCGACGAGCCGATGCAGCGCCCGGTCGGCGACCGCCAGCTCCGCGGCCGTCCAGGCGGCCAGGCGTACGGTGAGCTCGGCCGGCACCGGCGCGGGGTCGGCGCCGGCGCGCGGGCCGACGCAGAGCGAGACGGTGGTGGCGGTGGCCGGCAGCGCGAGCAGCCGGGACACCAGCCGTCGCCCGGCGTCGGTACGCGGATCCGGCCACCGATGCAGCCGGAACGTGGCCTGCAGCAGCCCACCGGCCGCCACGGTCTGCCAGGACTCGCGGGTGGGCGCGCCGGCATCATGGTGGGCCAGCTCGGCGAGCACGCGCAGCGCGGCCGGCCCGCCCAGCGGCCGACCGGTCAGCGGCCCGAGCCGGCGGACGATCCGCCGGACCGTGCCGGAGAGCGCGCGGCGCAGCTCCTCGTCCGACCAGCCGTCGACGCGCAGCACCCGGACGGCGAGCACGGCCCGGTCTCGCGCGGCGAGCCGCCCGTCGGTGAGCTGCCGGTACGACGTGCCGGCGGTGCCGGCAGCGGTGGCCGGTCCCGGCGCGGGCGACGCGGAGAGCAGGAGCTGGATCCGCACCGGTGGGCTCTCCGCGCTCGGGGCCGGCAGCAGCGACAGCGGCGGCGGCAGGGTGCGCCGACCGTCGCCGAGCAGATCGGCCGGGTCGCCGATCTCCAGCAGCGCGGTCAGCCCGGCGGCGTCGTCGACCACGGCGGCCGGGCCGCCGGCCAGTTCGGCGGAGCGCACCTCGGCGCCGGGGGACACCAGGCCAACCAGGGCGGCCGGGGCGGCGGCCGGTGGCAGGGAGCGCCGTCGGGTGAGGTGGGGCAGGCCGACGACCAGCCACTCGAAGAGCCAGCGGCCGCGGACCCGGACCCAGGCGGCGGGCAGCAGCAGGGCGGCCAGCAGCAGGGCGGCGGCGGTGACGGCCACCCCTCGGCCGACGGCGGCGACGAGCACCGCCACGGCCAGCTGCGCGGCTACGACCTGACCGGCCCGCAGGCCGGAGAGCGGGCGCGCGCGGGCCGGCATCCACTGTGGTGGCAGGGGCTGGCGGGCCGTCGCCGGAGCCGGGGGTGCGGTCCTGGTCGCCGTCACCGCTCCTCCTCCGCCGATCCTCGGGTGACGATGGCGTGGCTCATCGTAAGGGTTCACTGTTACGGCCGTTGTCCACAGGGGATACCGAGGGGGTAGCACAACCGGAGTCAGGCGGCTACCGTCAGCGACGAGTTCCGTCGAGCGCGCAGCCGTCCCGCCCCACGACGCCGGCCCCGCGCCACGGATCGTCCACGGCGGTCGTTCCCGCGACCAGCCACGACCGGAGGAGACGAGGTGACGTGCGGGTGTCCCAGACCCAGGCAGAAGCCGCGGTGATGCAGCAGACCGCCGCGAAGTTCGAGCAGGTGGACCAGTCGTTGCAGACCATGCTGAGCGGCCTGATGGCCGAGCTGGAGGTGTTGCAGCAGGCCTGGCGGGGCGCCGGCGGGCGTTCGTTCGAGCAGGTCAAGCAGCAGTGGTCGCAGGACCAGGCGGCGCTGCAGCGGGCCCTGCGGGAGACCGCCGCGGCGATCCGCACCGCCGGCCAGCAGTACGACGTCTCGGACACCGAGGCCGCCAGCCGGGTCGCCGGCACCAACCGCGGCATCCAGTTGCCGCTCTGACCACCCGGAGGGAAATCCGATGGACCACGGTGTGCTGGTCGTCAACTTCGCCGCGTTGCAGCAGGCCGGCGCGGACATCCAGAAGGCGCTGAACACGCTCGACAGCCAGCTCGGGCAGCTCGAACGGGACGCCGCACCGCTGGTGGCGAGCTGGAACGGTGAGGCCCGGGAGGCGTACGAGCAGCGGCAGGCGAGGTGGCGGTCCGCCTCGCAGGACCTGCAGGCGATGCTGCGCGACATCAAGCTGGCGGTGGACGACTCCGCCACCGACTATCTCGACACCGAGAAGCGGAACGTCAACCTGTTCCAGTGACGGCCGCGCGGCGGTGGGGTCGGGCAGCCCGCCCGACCCCACCGCCGTCCGGGTCGCCTGCCGGCTCTGCCAGGTCCCCGACCGGCTCCGGCTCTGCTTCCGCTGAAGGGTCAGGCCGGGCCGGCCGGGCGCCAGCGGCGGCGGGCGCCCCGGGGCAGCACCACCGCCAGCAGCACCAACACCGTCGCCGTCGCCCCGGCCACGCCGGCCACCAGCAGCGCCCGGTGCCGTGCCGTCGCCCGCCGGGCCCGGTGCGCCGCGGCGGCCGGATCGGTGCCGCCCACCGGGAGCGCGGCGGCCCGTCCGGGCCGGCCCGTCACCGGCCCGGGTGTCTCGGTGACCGCCCGGTACGGATTCAGCACTCCGGCGCCGTAGCCGTCGCCGCGCCCCGGGGCCGGGTCGGTGCTGCCGACGATCCGGCGGGCCACCTCGCTCCCGGTCAGCTCGGGGCGGTACTGCCGGAGCAGCGCCGCGGTGGCCGCCACGAACGGCGCCGCGTAGCTCGTCCCCTCCGCCGGGTGGTGTCCCTGCCCGGGGGCGGCCATCAGCACGTCGCCGCCGGGCGCGACCAGGTCGACGTACGGGCCGGTCTGGGAGAAGGGCGACCGCACGCCGTCCGCCCCGATCGCGCCCACCCCGAGCACCCCGTCGTACGCGGCCGGGTAGGGGCGGGGGTCCCCGCTGTCGTGGAGGTTGCCCGCGGCGGCCACCACGACCACGTTCCGACGGACCGCGTACGCGATCGCCGAGCGGACCGCCGGGTCGTCGGCGTAGAGCACGACGGAGAGGTTGAGCACGTCGGCGTCGTGGTCGACCGCCCAACGGATCGCCCGGGCGAAGTCGGCCGCGCCGACCGTCCGCCCCGACTCCCGCCCGTCGACCACCTGCTGCTCGCTGACCCGCACCGGCAGGATGCGGGCATCCGGCGCCAGCCCGCGGAACGCCACGCCCGGGCGGGGCGCCGCCGCGACGATGCTCGCCACCCCGGTGCCGTGGCCGGCGCAGTCCCGGGTGCCGTCGCCGCCCGGGTCGAGGAAGTCGGCGCCGTCGAGCACCCGGCCGGCCAGCTGCGGGTGTCGCCGGTCCACCCCCGAGTCGACCACCGCGACCACCACGCCGGCGCCGGTGGCCAACGGGGTGAGCCGGTCCGGGGCGTACCGTTGCTGGGGCCACGGCTGGTCGACCACCGGGCGGACCGGCGCGGGCGGCGCGGAGCAGGCCGGCGCGGCCCGGGCGGCGGCCGGCGGGGCCGGCAGGACGGCGGTGACGACCGCCGCCAGGACGGCCAGGGCCGGGCGCGCGATGGGCCGGGACATCGACCGCCTCCGTATCGTGGCGACTCCGGAACGCGATGTTAACGCCTCCGCGCCGGGCCGGTGGACCGACGATGGCCAGCCATCGTGATCTTGTTACTACCTTGTAGGTTGTACGCGATACCTATGGCCTGTTCGCGGGAGGAGAGGTGGCCGTGACCGGATGGGAACCGGCTACCGAGGCCGAGGTGGCGATGCGGGACGCCTTGCGCGCCCAGGACCAGGAGCTCTACTTCCGTATTCTGACCCGCGTCGACCTGCTGCTGCCGGTCTCCGCGGAGGCGCTCGCCGGGCAGACGCCGATGGGATGGGGGACCTGGACCACCGGCGGCCGGACGCACGTGCTGGCATTCACGTCGGCCACCGCCCTGCGGTCCTGCCTGGGCGAGAACGCGGGCACCACCCGACGCGTCCCGTACGCCGATCTCGCGGCGGACTGGCCGAACCACGAGTGGTGGCTGGCGGTGAACCCCGGGCTGCCGATCGAGGGCTATCTGCCCGCGTGGTTCGTCGCGCAGCTCTCCCGGGGGGATGTCCGGCTGCCCGGCCGGACCATGGGCGCCCGGGCCCGCCTCGAACGGGTCGAGACGGCCGGCCGCGCCCGGGCCAGCGCCACCGTGCCGGGCCGCGACGCCCCGGTCTCCCCGGCCCCCGGCACGCCGGTCTCCCCGGCTCCCGGCACGC from Micromonospora kangleipakensis includes these protein-coding regions:
- a CDS encoding WXG100 family type VII secretion target, which gives rise to MDHGVLVVNFAALQQAGADIQKALNTLDSQLGQLERDAAPLVASWNGEAREAYEQRQARWRSASQDLQAMLRDIKLAVDDSATDYLDTEKRNVNLFQ
- the mycP gene encoding type VII secretion-associated serine protease mycosin; this encodes MSRPIARPALAVLAAVVTAVLPAPPAAARAAPACSAPPAPVRPVVDQPWPQQRYAPDRLTPLATGAGVVVAVVDSGVDRRHPQLAGRVLDGADFLDPGGDGTRDCAGHGTGVASIVAAAPRPGVAFRGLAPDARILPVRVSEQQVVDGRESGRTVGAADFARAIRWAVDHDADVLNLSVVLYADDPAVRSAIAYAVRRNVVVVAAAGNLHDSGDPRPYPAAYDGVLGVGAIGADGVRSPFSQTGPYVDLVAPGGDVLMAAPGQGHHPAEGTSYAAPFVAATAALLRQYRPELTGSEVARRIVGSTDPAPGRGDGYGAGVLNPYRAVTETPGPVTGRPGRAAALPVGGTDPAAAAHRARRATARHRALLVAGVAGATATVLVLLAVVLPRGARRRWRPAGPA